In one window of Carassius auratus strain Wakin chromosome 28, ASM336829v1, whole genome shotgun sequence DNA:
- the LOC113046879 gene encoding uncharacterized protein LOC113046879 isoform X1: protein MDSTALLSVVGGAVFLSIILVTSLCTYCWGHKQPTSIHQRSSDSEYNPTPGFVFRQHPVSTYEHHTDHTRIGPYQPNSLSSPSITVTKVSSCPPSETGSQASYVNQNGEEGINIHVDGHESDDEPYVQPPSEYIVVLPDSPNTLSQRPSRASSQSSGERYINVKNENASEVTFGCEMYVDESDSDIPDYENCKDSQVHSKQTYSLSLGSQSSDERESSDYVNTDPKLQ from the exons ATGGACTCCACTGCACTGCTGTCTGTGGTGGGCGGGGCTGTCTTCCTGTCAATCATCCTTGTAACCAGTCTCTGTACATACTGCTGGGGGCACAAACAACCAA CATCCATCCATCAGAGATCCAGTGACTCAGAATACAACCCAAC ACCAGGTTTTGTGTTTCGGCAGCATCCCGTGTCAACAT ATGAGCACCACACGGATCATACCAGAATTGGACCTTACCAACCCAA CTCACTCAGTTCACCATCTATTACTGTCACAAAGGTGTCCTCCTGTCCTCCCTCAGAAA CTGGAAGTCAAGCCAGTTATGTGAATCAAAACGGTGAGGAGGGAATCAACATTCATGTCGATGGCCATG AGAGTGACGATGAGCCGTATGTTCAGCCTCCAAGTGAATACAT AGTTGTTCTTCCAGATTCCCCAAACACGCTATCTCAGAGACCCAGCAGAGCCTCATCCCAGAGCTCAG GAGAACGTtacataaatgtgaaaaatgagaATGCGTCTGAAGTTACATTTGGCTGTGAGATGTATGTGGATGAATCAGACTCAG ACATTCCCGATTATGAAAATTGCAAAGATTCTCAAGTCCACAGTAAACAAACCTACA GTCTGTCCCTTGGAAGTCAAAGCAGTGATGAACGGGAAAGCTCGGATTATGTCAACACAGACCCGAAATTACAATAA
- the LOC113046879 gene encoding uncharacterized protein LOC113046879 isoform X2: MDSTALLSVVGGAVFLSIILVTSLCTYCWGHKQPTSIHQRSSDSEYNPTPGFVFRQHPVSTYEHHTDHTRIGPYQPNSLSSPSITVTKVSSCPPSETGSQASYVNQNESDDEPYVQPPSEYIVVLPDSPNTLSQRPSRASSQSSGERYINVKNENASEVTFGCEMYVDESDSDIPDYENCKDSQVHSKQTYSLSLGSQSSDERESSDYVNTDPKLQ, translated from the exons ATGGACTCCACTGCACTGCTGTCTGTGGTGGGCGGGGCTGTCTTCCTGTCAATCATCCTTGTAACCAGTCTCTGTACATACTGCTGGGGGCACAAACAACCAA CATCCATCCATCAGAGATCCAGTGACTCAGAATACAACCCAAC ACCAGGTTTTGTGTTTCGGCAGCATCCCGTGTCAACAT ATGAGCACCACACGGATCATACCAGAATTGGACCTTACCAACCCAA CTCACTCAGTTCACCATCTATTACTGTCACAAAGGTGTCCTCCTGTCCTCCCTCAGAAA CTGGAAGTCAAGCCAGTTATGTGAATCAAAACG AGAGTGACGATGAGCCGTATGTTCAGCCTCCAAGTGAATACAT AGTTGTTCTTCCAGATTCCCCAAACACGCTATCTCAGAGACCCAGCAGAGCCTCATCCCAGAGCTCAG GAGAACGTtacataaatgtgaaaaatgagaATGCGTCTGAAGTTACATTTGGCTGTGAGATGTATGTGGATGAATCAGACTCAG ACATTCCCGATTATGAAAATTGCAAAGATTCTCAAGTCCACAGTAAACAAACCTACA GTCTGTCCCTTGGAAGTCAAAGCAGTGATGAACGGGAAAGCTCGGATTATGTCAACACAGACCCGAAATTACAATAA